One window from the genome of Anopheles merus strain MAF chromosome 3R, AmerM5.1, whole genome shotgun sequence encodes:
- the LOC121595705 gene encoding uncharacterized protein LOC121595705 produces the protein MGDNRNRLQYQQLLNVSFGDEFEVFHTKVSDQHVLLVRNQRALNCYRLEGESREWKALWIRDDFFDGKQREFRNSFFVDESGWLLVRNREGLQFYRMEGSDLTLRHYCSEAKYRNRYGWDDANTVFLMGRIYAAAGTIGILTRNKRGAIRFEQMQESAVLKGGPRPLWQLYDSPTLPEIWKLNSTWLELATTYGTAQLAIIERSSDGVSVYMLDNNYHPKLVGRAENVPFSSAHDERILFGNIFDSTEYSDMLHLNSSGMFLYQRDNTHYRAVAQSTSLAVFGHGKKVWNSASLIDVDRDGKDELWLTGPQGIMGFRMSDGRFEQVPFNSDQNEDLRYAQIIKTIPDGHNVTAIAASGRSLVSFCLASSKTLVKEANKNDGNDQSVQSTKEIKSVFALHSQTAPLVEASLGEQLETSLLIEPVNPMNGNLEFGIPLLVVGKLFGMSTVKFITYQEASEISGSMGVGWSLQVDCVYIDRRNSIFPEEHRYYLIKDGSSFPLTITSNDSNEQIITFSTASTEQMTITFNRPLNQWTLEDGNGESFIYGTYGDKQAVKMDSGSEHWPFMTERSELKDRLPSVWYLVRQFDRADQWMEYTYTKDPLTNDYQLSAISTSNTASLQLSYSNQYNSTLLTGYTIRTLSYYQSAVLHYIQQEDKVHLQRITQQSHTALEFDYEGPNGAMSKIMYPNGLIAKFDYTLLQIGSNMLINHFKIHSHPRTAYGPTYLLVGDITKHGQVRIQLRDHLGSDTVAVNGSSIPPLGKFPVIHYEMYTGESFFAVLLQHERTQSELCLFHQTQPDVWQAIPTYLKLPKDTSIRAGHDFLLAIQEQRVTVIERQQGRWKALKPFDIEKSSLIHFFTHGFLTYDDRQLRMFVRRNGDWTGVVLPFPANLIKSSSSLFDRFDHPEEIMRDFKKGVKLDALQMFHNIIVFRSLFLDGFKMYARLHLLHLNWKHEVHRQSTIDVLIEDLHTYTFNPPEAEGNTFVFAYQLDNEKFRLKVISHHGQIMNEVDKIKAQIEQDISDQPNAPEEEKRRYRNESYEKINSELQELYRNITSQIPFAIDPSKFGVLVNDAYIVTASHKVLFDGIDWNTERIPQEELTLDSITVNLGPSYQLVKTHRNATFDLFGPNNAVVFNTDTNNATELNIRYPAFMAVQANDSAVQLFNFHRNKLTSLPVGEVFDTNSNTLAVISRTIDGKNVFVRSMDSFGITRKNVVWRHEFVDGRGRTLTNYYEFNAHTAKPYHGGFLMTDVKITPANTEGRFGWFKVHYNHANNTLSTKSVYDSAGKFVKLVQPADTNGKTSPDADGVLMARDAKTVVADFRPYRISEEIVTYYGFEPYEQNQIGSDGRWKWNGGTIQIEQGNHFLHLTRSGSVSATLMPKIQFSSLIVSCWLRGSNKQQNIGNALSVNCNGKVVHGSVGFSVGGWSYVEVMVENTNRLEVNISSGFNSTIDVDHLRVFPTQLDLNVHIYDTTLALERSTLHASGLLSHRLYDVLGNEIGRINKLGSIENLSFQSRISNCRIEIQPAYGEILQKMEQNTFSGSMQYVPDTSALRFRYAATTYSGDIQIEIATLKFRMHIAKNQSTLKVKSQSIAVPRVGDIVVFYSNKHFSIWIDGHLKVENFIMSNESRSNRYEIRSNNVQTFDAILLYDVNMKVIYLTDFGMPKQIIELKDTGTVTLQEILYDELNRPAVKTKWTDLDTTNSSILFSYRHNFIEKEERFWKTGRMEGTVTLLNSDCEGFPYSRTVYMDNPLEDKSIQSLPGKAFAIDGPFAQHFNSIQGIDFLANLFPTQDGFYYESEHYPDQSVYVLVYDKRKLKVASYVKTHHGDHHLTTYMYDTNDRLVLQLPPAYHEQADTFSRTIPFFGRNFSPEHTELQRTWGMWYEYDKQSGLLTLKRTPDAGNTRYMYTPEGLLRFVVQQNSSNVMYYTYNSVGKLKQRGIVKLSLNELPNYLPNESDLPASSNFILLHHGENSVAPLHRHRVENIQKISGDHILSDVLLSNHQSQIITSALYSSGNESLAINYEYQKNQIHEIHYPVAIKGKRFRLRYSYDNRGKLIGISNAATDEQFIAIDNNSLGLPKRVLIQPNSSHAYQRTYHYNEPGYLTRIEDPYLTETIDYSGSGYGGRAIGDGTVQATRFNASWHAHSNLKLLKLKPFHLGTGRRAKFCYDALVFAGYLDSQGRPLKSLYPMLELRLPLVCRLGTYGHQIAAALNSRGFPQFYGHRYDYGSHRQLIRAKYFQSSAEELLNPLRKDTFEQIQGISQESSTDIWHKLVGAGYLHTDCYSTSAKNCHGLPGKSLFHPTIAGHPNAITLSSLLVRVITQRKNLAKNMFDQLCAGWYQDDIPDAIADTCNSVWTMLSNECLIGPKSNFSMTAINQELRDLLSEYASHLPAIIGALYHKFASALGHSSADVQSYKIDANGNHQHFYTGFRRYRLEYVENTNKIASVYRTNFAARSGLDETRYQVEHDEEGNVVRATHKGIERIVYDPLFNRPSKIILSDGRYLEFEYDVRGYRLYKYVYDSAGRLSRKKYYIRDVQGKPLIEYEGIYEGKESENNAPSVVRATVFVYADDRLVGFVRNDQFYSVWLDHERSVRLVIKNGEIVAAYDYLPYGEMLRSYGDDPDGHLDYRFTGQEWDEETNLYNFHARLYDPELGRFLQLDPKEQYASPYLYAGNSPVSLIDPDGQFAFIFVAVAVLAVGGAYVGASAANNSWNPAKWELRKALLGGLVGGLIGGFAPVGIAGSFTFLAGYIGATAAIGVITATSVGFAYVSIASANGSWDPSKWDWSQPGTWNALFIGSLTGASLFNAVGGVHKAFIGYTGISRTAFVIVTSGATGGFFLYSGSMANDGNLRFWEWDWSKPATVWGALEGASFGLSISPKLNSVTQQVTQRLEKFKDIGKALKENNLKLAGTLIKEEVGKWKQIGYDVLKNDVTQDAITAGKAVGRPGGTILLDKIPPEAMKLLSNGRMVGGPSVVGLPWKKSNRVPGDSPLTGFEAIDISQFSPVIPLSGRFLYRTTTTRRYGYSNWENMLRLQKCLKGPALEAVRSRFVVPDIVPQVIEKLRSKYGRPVHLIKTLIEKVRKIPAPQTDKLDSLVEYGEAVQCMVDHMVAAGERAHITNPLLL, from the exons ATGGGAGACAACAGAAATCGTCTGCAGTATCAGCAATTGTTGAACGTGTCCTTTGGTGATGAATTCGAGGTGTTTCACACTAAAGTATCTGATCAGCATGTTTTATTGGTAAGAAATCAGCGAGCATTGAACTGCTACCGATTGGAAGGCGAGTCTAGAGAGTGGAAGGCGTTGTGGATTCGCGATGATTTTTTCGACGGAAAGCAGCGCGAGTTTCGTAACTCATTTTTCGTCGACGAGTCTGGTTGGCTGTTGGTGAGGAATCGTGAAGGCTTGCAGTTTTACCGTATGGAAGGAAGCGATCTGACTTTGCGCCATTATTGTTCTGAGGCGAAATATCGCAATAGGTACGGATGGGATGATGCCAACACGGTATTTCTGATGGGACGTATCTATGCTGCTGCCGGTACGATCGGCATACTGACGCGAAATAAACGTGGTGCCATAAGATTCGAGCAGATGCAGGAGAGTGCTGTACTAAAAGGTGGTCCACGTCCATTGTGGCAGTTGTACGATTCGCCGACACTACCGGAAATCTGGAAGTTAAATTCAACGTGGCTCGAATTGGCAACCACTTATGGCACCGCGCAGTTGGCTATCATCGAGCGATCCTCAGACGGTGTAAGCGTTTACATGCTCGACAACAATTATCATCCCAAACTTGTGGGTCGTGCAGAAAACGTGCCATTTTCAAGTGCTCATGATGAACGTATCCTGTTTGGAAATATCTTTGATAGCACCGAGTACAGTGACATGTTGCATCTTAACTCCTCTGGAATGTTTCTGTATCAGCGAGATAACACACACTACCGTGCTGTAGCTCAAAGCACGTCACTGGCAGTTTTCGGTCATGGAAAGAAAGTTTGGAATAGTGCTAGCTTGATTGATGTAGATCGGGATGGAAAAGATGAACTTTGGCTTACTGGACCGCAAGGTATCATGGGATTCAGAATGTCGGACGGAAGATTTGAGCAGGTCCCGTTTAATTCAGATCAAAACGAAGATTTACGTTACGCCCAGATTATCAAAACGATTCCTGATGGACACAATGTCACAGCAATAGCCGCTAGTGGTCGATCTTTGGTGTCGTTTTGTCTTGCATCGTCAAAAACATTAGTAAAAGAAGCGAACAAGAACGACGGAAATGATCAATCGGTACAATCTACTAAAGAAATCAAATCAGTTTTTGCTCTTCATTCCCAAACGGCCCCGCTTGTGGAAGCATCCTTGGGCGAACAACTGGAGACATCTTTGCTAATCGAACCCGTCAATCCAATGAATGGTAACTTGGAATTCGGTATTCCTTTGCTTGTCGTGGGAAAGTTATTTGGAATGTCTACTGTGAAATTTATCACCTACCAAGAAGCTTCCGAGATATCGGGATCAATGGGTGTTGGATGGTCGCTACAAGTGGACTGTGTGTACATCGATCGAAGGAATAGCATATTTCCAGAGGAACATCGCTATTATCTAATCAAGGATGGATCATCCTTTCCTCTTACTATTACTAGTAATGATTCAAACGAGCAAATCATCACTTTTTCTACTGCATCCACCGAGCAGATGACTATTACATTCAATCGTCCTCTAAATCAATGGACATTGGAAGATGGCAATGGAGAAAGCTTTATCTATGGAACATATGGTGACAAACAAGCAGTAAAAATGGATAGCGGATCTGAACATTGGCCATTTATGACTGAACGTAGTGAGTTGAAAGATCGTCTTCCATCAGTGTGGTACCTGGTAAGACAATTCGATCGTGCTGATCAGTGGATGGAATATACTTACACAAAAGATCCCCTAACAAATGACTACCAATTGAGTGCTATTTCCACTAGCAATACAGCATCGCTCCAGTTGTCCTattcaaatcagtacaatagCACTCTTCTAACTGGTTATACTATTCGTACCTTAAGCTACTACCAATCAGCAGTGCTGCATTATATACAGCAGGAAGATAAGGTACACTTGCAACGTATCACACAGCAAAGCCACACTGCGCTGGAGTTTGACTACGAAGGGCCGAATGGTGCAATGAGTAAAATCATGTATCCCAATGGACTAATCGCCAAATTTGATTACACTTTGCTACAAATCGGCAGTAATATGCTGATTAACCACTTCAAAATCCACTCCCATCCTCGTACAGCCTACGGCCCGACATATCTGTTGGTCGGTGACATCACTAAACACGGTCAGGTGCGCATTCAACTAAGAGACCACCTTGGTTCCGACACAGTTGCAGTGAATGGTTCATCTATTCCTCCGCTTGGAAAATTTCCGGTGATTCATTACGAGATGTATACTGGTGAGTCATTTTTCGCTGTTTTGCTACAACACGAACGAACCCAGTCCGAGCTGTGTCTGTTTCACCAAACCCAACCCGATGTTTGGCAAGCAATTCCAACGTATCTAAAGTTACCGAAGGACACGTCCATTCGAGCCGGTCATGATTTTCTGTTGGCTATACAGGAACAACGCGTGACAGTTATTGAACGGCAACAGGGACGATGGAAAGCATTGAAACCGTTCGATATTGAAAAATCGTCACTGATACACTTCTTCACGCACGGTTTCCTCACATATGACGATCGTCAGCTGCGCATGTTTGTACGGCGCAATGGAGACTGGACTGGTGTAGTTTTACCGTTTCCTGCCAATCTGATAAAAAGTAGCTCATCGCTCTTTGATCGATTTGATCATCCCGAAGAAATCATGCGTGACTTTAAGAAGGGTGTTAAGCTGGATGCGTTGCAAATGTTTCATAATATAATCGTGTTTCGCTCACTGTTTCTGGATGGTTTCAAAATGTACGCCAGATTGCATCTTTTGCATCTGAACTGGAAGCATGAAGTTCACCGGCAATCGACGATCGATGTTCTAATTGAAGATCTTCATACATACACATTTAATCCTCCCGAAGCAGAAGGAAATACGTTTGTGTTTGCCTATCAGCTGGATAATGAAAAGTTTCGACTGAAAGTTATTAGCCATCACGGACAAATAATGAATGAAGTCGATAAAATTAAGGCACAGATAGAACAGGATATCAGCGATCAACCCAACGCACCTGAAGAAGAGAAAAGGCGCTATCGTAATGAATCGTATGAAAAGATCAACTCTGAGCTGCAGGAATTATATCGTAACATTACATCCCAAATACCTTTCGCAATCGATCCATCCAAGTTTGGCGTCCTAGTGAACGATGCATACATTGTTACTGCCAGCCATAAAGTGCTTTTTGATGGGATCGATTGGAATACGGAAAGAATCCCTCAGGAAGAACTCACCCTCGACAGCATCACGGTTAATCTTGGACCATCCTACCAGTTAGTGAAAACGCACCGTAACGCAACTTTCGATTTATTCGGTCCAAACAATGCTGTCGTATTTAACACAGACACCAATAACGCAACCGAGTTGAACATACGATATCCGGCGTTCATGGCAGTGCAAGCAAATGACTCTGCAGTGCAATTGTTCAACTTTCATCGAAACAAACTAACGAGCCTTCCAGTGGGAGAAGTCTTCGACACCAACAGCAATACACTAGCTGTCATAAGCAGGACCATCGATGGTAAAAACGTATTTGTACGATCGATGGATTCGTTTGGCATCACTCGCAAAAATGTCGTCTGGCGGCACGAGTTTGTGGATGGACGCGGACGAACATTAACAAACTATTACGAATtcaacgcacacactgccAAACCATACCATGGTGGATTTTTGATGACGGATGTTAAGATAACACCAGCTAACACAGAAGGACGGTTTGGTTGGTTTAAGGTACATTATAATCATGCTAACAATACTTTAAGCACGAAATCGGTCTACGACTCTGCAGGGAAGTTTGTAAAACTAGTGCAACCTGCTGATACGAATGGCAAAACATCACCCGATGCCGATGGTGTTCTTATGGCACGCGATGCAAAGACAGTTGTTGCAGATTTTCGTCCGTATCGAATCTCCGAGGAAATCGTGACGTACTATGGGTTTGAGCCATATGAACAGAACCAAATCGGAAGTGATGGACGTTGGAAATGGAATGGTGGAACAATACAAATAGAGCAAGGAAACCATTTTCTGCATCTCACCCGTTCGGGGTCCGTAAGTGCAACTCTAATGCCAAAGATACAGTTTAGCTCGCTTATTGTTTCGTGCTGGCTGAGAGGATCCAACAAGCAGCAAAACATCGGAAATGCACTTTCTGTTAATTGCAATGGGAAAGTAGTACACGGATCTGTTGGGTTTTCCGTTGGCGGTTGGTCATATGTGGAGGTTATGGTAGAGAATACGAATCGCTTGGAAGTGAACATTTCATCCGGATTTAATTCTACCATAGACGTAGATCATCTGCGAGTTTTCCCTACACAGTTGGATTTAAATGTGCATATCTACGATACGACATTGGCATTGGAACGATCAACGTTGCACGCATCAGGGCTGTTATCACATCGACTTTATGACGTGCTTGGCAACGAAATCGGGCGAATAAACAAGCTAGGATCGATCGAGAACCTTTCCTTTCAGTCACGCATCAGCAATTGCCGCATCGAAATACAACCTGCATACGgagaaattttgcaaaaaatggaacaaaatacCTTCTCAGGTTCAATGCAGTACGTTCCTGATACATCTGCGTTACGATTTCGATATGCTGCAACGACGTATTCGGGCGATATTCAGATAGAAATAGCTACTTTAAAATTTAGAATGCACATAGCGAAGAACCAGTCAACATTAAAAGTAAAGTCCCAAAGTATCGCCGTACCTCGCGTGGGTGACATTGTAGTTTTTTACAGTAACAAACACTTTAGCATTTGGATCGATGGTCATTTAAAAGTGGAGAATTTCATCATGTCCAATGAATCACGTTCAAATCGATACGAGATTAGAAGCAATAACGTACAAACATTTGATGCAATCTTACTCTACGACGTGAATATGAAGGTGATTTATCTAACGGATTTCGGTATGCCAAAACAAATAATAGAGCTGAAGGATACAGGGACAGTTACTTTGCAAGAAATTCTATACGATGAGCTTAATCGTCCTGCGGTTAAAACCAAATGGACGGATCTGGACACCACCAATTCATCCATATTGTTTAGCTATCGACATAATTTCATCGAAAAAGAAGAACGATTTTGGAAGACGGGTCGAATGGAGGGTACAGTTACACTGTTGAACTCCGACTGCGAAGGTTTTCCTTACAGTCGCACAGTTTACATGGATAATCCTTTGGAAGATAAATCTATCCAATCACTCCCGGGCAAGGCATTTGCAATCGATGGACCCTTTGCTCAGCACTTCAATTCCATTCAAGGTATAGATTTTTTGGCAAACCTTTTCCCAACTCAGGACGGTTTTTACTACGAAAGCGAGCATTATCCAGATCAATCCGTCTACGTGTTAGTATATGATAAACGCAAACTGAAGGTAGCCAGCTACGTGAAAACGCATCATGGTGATCATCATTTAACCACCTATATGTATGACACTAACGATCGCTTAGTTTTGCAACTACCGCCAGCTTATCACGAACAAGCGGACACATTTTCCAGAACAATTCCATTTTTTGGAAGAAACTTTTCGCCCGAACATACCGAACTGCAACGCACCTGGGGAATGTGGTACGAATATGATAAACAGAGTGGCTTGCTAACGCTGAAACGAACGCCTGACGCAGGTAACACGCGGTACATGTACACACCAGAAGGTTTACTGCGCTTCGTGGTTCAACAGAATAGTAGTAATGTGATGTATTACACCTACAACTCGGTGGGAAAGCTCAAGCAGAGGGGAATCGTGAAGCTCAGTTTGAACGAGCTTCCCAATTATTTACCGAACGAATCCGATTTGCCTGCTTCGAGCAATTTCATACTCTTGCATCACGGAGAAAACAGTGTTGCTCCATTGCACCGTCATAGGGTGGagaatattcaaaaaatatcTGGTGATCACATTCTTTCTGACGTTTTGTTATCTAACCATCAATCACAAATCATTACTAGCGCACTGTACTCGAGCGGAAACGAATCACTGGCTATCAACTACGAGTATCAGAAAAATCAAATACACGAGATACATTATCCTGTAGCGATTAAGGGAAAAAGATTTCGTTTACGATACAGTTACGATAATCGTGGTAAATTGATCGGTATCTCGAATGCTGCCACTGATGAACAGTTCATAGCAATTGATAACAACAGCCTTGGTTTACCGAAACGTGTGCTCATTCAACCCAACTCTTCGCATGCATATCAGCGAACGTATCATTACAACGAGCCGGGATATTTGACTCGTATTGAAGATCCATACCTAACCGAAACGATCGACTATTCGGGCTCGGGGTACGGTGGACGTGCGATCGGGGATGGTACCGTGCAGGCCACACGCTTCAATGCATCCTGGCATGCACACAGCAATTTAAAGCTTCTGAAGCTGAAACCTTTCCATCTAGGCACGGGACGAAGGGCAAAGTTTTGCTACGACGCACTTGTGTTTGCCGGATATTTAGACTCGCAGGGCAGACCGTTGAAAAGTCTCTATCCAATGCTCGAGCTTCGCTTACCGCTTGTTTGTCGGCTGGGAACGTACGGCCATCAGATTGCTGCAGCATTGAACAGTCGAGGGTTTCCCCAGTTCTACGGTCATCGATACGATTACGGAAGCCACCGGCAATTGATTCGTGCGAAATACTTTCAAAGTAGTGCCGAAGAGCTGTTAAATCCACTGCGCAAAGACACGTTCGAACAAATTCAAGGCATTTCGCAAGAGAGTTCTACGGACATATGGCATAAGCTCGTGGGTGCTGGATACTTGCACACGGACTGTTATTCCACCAGTGCGAAGAATTGCCATGGTTTACCGGGGAAATCTCTATTCCATCCTACCATTGCTGGCCACCCGAACGCGATAACGCTCAGCAGTTTGTTGGTTCGTGTAATCACACAGCGTAAAAATCTTGCCAAGAACATGTTTGATCAACTGTGTGCCGGATGGTACCAGGACGATATACCGGATGCAATAGCCGACACATGCAATTCGGTCTGGACAATGCTTTCGAACGAATGTTTGATTGGCCCCAAGTCTAACTTTAGCATGACAGCAATTAATCAAGAGTTGCGTGATCTCTTAAGTGAATATGCATCACATTTACCAGCAATTATTGGAGCCCTGTACCATAAGTTTGCCAGCGCACTTGGTCACAGTTCTGCTGACGTTCAGTCTTACAAAATCGACGCCAATGGAAATCATCAGCATTTTTACACCGGTTTTCGGCGATATCGGCTCGAATATGttgaaaatacaaacaaaatagcGTCCGTCTACCGCACCAACTTCGCCGCACGGTCTGGTCTGGATGAAACGCGCTATCAGGTAGAGCACGACGAGGAAGGTAACGTAGTCCGGGCCACACATAAAGGTATCGAGCGTATCGTTTATGATCCACTATTCAATCGTCCGTCGAAAATTATACTCTCCGATGGAAGATACTTGGAATTTGAGTACGACGTTCGAGGGTATCGTTTGTACAAATACGTGTATGATTCCGCGGGCAGGTTAAGCAGGAAAAAGTACTACATCCGGGACGTGCAGGGCAAGCCGTTGATAGAGTATGAAGGGATTTATGAAGGCAAAGAATCAGAAAATAACGCCCCGTCCGTCGTGCGAGCCACGGTATTTGTTTATGCCGATGATCGACTGGTTGGTTTTGTACGCAACGATCAGTTCTACAGTGTATGGCTCGATCATGAAAGATCGGTAAGGTTAGTGATTAAAAATGGCGAAATCGTGGCCGCGTATGATTACCTGCCGTATGGTGAGATGCTTCGCTCTTACGGCGATGACCCTGACGGTCATCTTGATTACCGCTTCACTGGACAGGAATGGGACGAAGAGACAAATCTGTACAATTTCCATGCCCGTTTGTATGACCCAGAACTGGGGCGTTTCCTGCAGCTGGACCCGAAGGAACAGTACGCCAGTCCGTATCTGTATGCCGGAAATTCTCCAGTCTCTTTGATCGATCCCGACGGTcaatttgcttttatttttgttgcagTGGCCGTATTAGCTGTCGGTGGAGCGTACGTGGGAGCATCGGCAGCTAACAACTCTTGGAACCCAGCCAAATGGGAACTGAGGAAAGCACTCTTGGGCGGATTGGTGGGTGGTTTGATCGGTGGTTTTGCTCCGGTTGGTATTGCCGGTTCGTTTACCTTTCTTGCCGGTTACATCGGTGCCACCGCCGCTATCGGTGTCATAACGGCCACTTCAGTCGGTTTCGCTTACGTTAGCATCGCGTCCGCAAACGGAAGTTGGGATCCGAGTAAGTGGGACTGGTCCCAACCGGGTACATGGAATGCGCTCTTCATCGGTAGCTTAACTGGGGCCTCACTGTTCAACGCGGTCGGAGGGGTCCATAAAGCGTTCATAGGATATACGGGCATATCACGCACTGCTTTCGTCATCGTCACTAGTGGTGCTACGGGAGGATTTTTTCTTTACTCGGGAAGCATGGCTAACGATGGAAACCTTCGCTTCTGGGAATGGGACTGGAGTAAACCTGCAACGGTGTGGGGAGCTCTAGAAGGTGCGAGTTTCGGTCTTTCCATTTCCCCAAAGCTTAATTCGGTCACCCAACAAGTTACTCAACGATTGGAAAAATTTAAGGATATAGGAAAGGCTCTGAAggaaaacaacttaaaattAGCTGGAACGCTTATCAAGGAAGAAGTTGGGAAATGGAAGCAGATTGGCtatgatgttttaaaaaacgaTGTCACGCAAGATGCCATCACAGCTGGGAAAGCGGTAGGAAGACCAGGAGGCACGATATTATTGGACAAAATCCCCCCTGAGGCGATGAAG CTTTTGTCTAATGGCAGGATGGTAGGagggccgagcgtggtgggattgccatggaagaagtcgaaccgcgtacctggtgattCTCCATTGactggcttcgaggcgattgat ATCTCCCAGTTTTCTCCGGTGATCCCGCTGAGTGGCCGATTTTTATATCGCACTACGACTACCAGGCGATATGGATACTCGAATTGGGAGAATATGCTGCGCCTGCAAAAGTGCCTGAAAGGACCTGCCCTCGAAGCTGTTCGGAGTCGATTTGTGGTACCGGACATAGTTCCACAGGTTATCGAGAAGCTACGTTCCAAATATGGGCGGCCGGTGCacttaattaaaacattaatcGAGAAGGTGCGGAAGATTCCGGCGCCCCAAACTGACAAGCTGGACAGTTTAGTCGAGTATGGGGAAGCAGTGCAGTGTATGGTGGACCATATGGTTGCGGCTGGTGAACGTGCGCATATCACCAACCCGCTCTTGCTGTAA
- the LOC121596649 gene encoding uncharacterized protein LOC121596649: MRRARELSVCFSCLEKHNWRSCKNRPRCGINDCAYRHHALLHDPDASIWSPSTADRERRHFPRTSGSQTHQVINNYHQSNPLSVLFRIVPVTAYGPGVMINTFAFLDEGSSMTLMDEDLAKQLGVKGERRPLCIKWTGDTTRVEPASMMIDLQIGPVTSTKRFNLKAVQTVTSLSLLQQTFTMDYERWDHLKQLPLPEYRDARPQLLIGQDNLRLAVPLKTREGLAGEPVAVKTRLGWCVYGKTAGSQIGGCYICASVEHQTKTPPSRGPYASFMSWSNSGLSPVTCLIPMNEGH, encoded by the coding sequence ATGAGGCGAGCGCGTGAGCTATCGGTGTGCTTTAGCTGCCTGGAGAAGCACAATTGGCGATCGTGCAAAAATCGTCCTCGTTGTGGCATCAACGATTGTGCATACCGACATCACGCGCTTCTACACGACCCGGATGCATCAATATGGTCACCTTCTACTGCAGACCGAGAACGGCGGCACTTCCCGAGAACCAGTGGAAGTCAGACGCACCaggtaataaataattatcatCAGTCGAATCCGCTGTCGGTGCTTTTTAGAATCGTTCCAGTAACAGCGTATGGACCCGGTGTGATGATAAATACCTTCGCGTTCCTGGACGAAGGCTCGTCAATGACGCTGATGGACGAAGACCTGGCAAAGCAGTTAGGGGTGAAGGGAGAAAGACGACCTCTATGTATCAAGTGGACAGGTGATACGACTAGGGTCGAGCCGGCGTCGATGATGATTGATTTGCAGATTGGACCTGTGACGTCGACAAAAAGGTTCAATCTGAAAGCTGTGCAGACTGTCACCAGCCTTAGCCTCCTACAGCAAACTTTTACGATGGATTACGAGAGATGGGACCATCTTAAGCAGCTGCCATTGCCGGAGTATCGTGATGCTCGGCCACAGTTGTTGATCGGGCAGGACAACCTTCGATTGGCGGTGCCGCTGAAGACGCGTGAAGGCCTTGCAGGGGAACCGGTTGCCGTGAAGACTCGGCTTGGATGGTGCGTGTATGGGAAGACTGCTGGAAGCCAAATCGGAGGGTGCTACATATGTGCGAGTGTGGAGCATCAGACGAAAACTCCACCATCCAGGGGGCCTTACGCAAGTTTTATGAGTTGGAGCAACTCGGGACTGTCTCCAGTGACGTGCCTGATCCCGATGAACGAAGGGCACTGA